In Candidatus Defluviibacterium haderslevense, the following are encoded in one genomic region:
- a CDS encoding diphosphomevalonate decarboxylase, translating to MSNHGEIVWRSPSNLAIVKYWGKKEQQIPLNPSLSISLAKSYTETKMNWEKGNGEIHYLYEGIVNSTFQNKVIRFIKSLNLDWLNQVNLRFNSFNTFPHSAGIASSASSMSAIALCLASLENQITETQVDFNQRASYLARLGSGSACRSIYPKASLWGKTEGIDQSSDFYGLDWSEYIHEDFSFLQDYIFIVNKNQKSVSSSAGHELMNQHSYKLGRINQARENIKLLIEALKNGNWSDFIYIAEEEALSLHGLMMSSRPGYLLLEPESIKIINAIRQFRTETKLPLTFSVDAGPNIHMLFPSYIQTNVQSWLEEMFPDYLKESRIIYDCIGEGPIKLI from the coding sequence ATGAGCAACCATGGTGAAATAGTTTGGAGAAGCCCGTCCAATTTAGCTATTGTAAAATATTGGGGAAAGAAAGAACAACAAATACCACTTAATCCTTCATTGAGTATAAGTTTAGCTAAAAGTTATACAGAAACAAAAATGAATTGGGAAAAGGGGAATGGTGAAATACATTACTTATATGAAGGCATTGTAAATAGTACATTTCAGAATAAAGTCATTCGATTTATTAAATCATTAAATCTTGATTGGTTAAATCAAGTTAATTTGCGATTTAATTCTTTTAATACATTTCCTCATTCTGCAGGAATTGCTTCTTCAGCATCATCTATGAGTGCTATTGCACTGTGTCTTGCGTCTCTTGAAAATCAGATTACCGAAACACAAGTTGATTTCAATCAGAGAGCGTCATATTTAGCCCGATTGGGAAGTGGATCGGCATGTCGGTCAATTTATCCAAAGGCGAGTCTTTGGGGCAAAACCGAAGGAATTGATCAGTCTTCAGATTTTTATGGTTTGGATTGGTCCGAGTATATTCATGAAGATTTTAGTTTCTTGCAAGATTATATTTTTATTGTAAACAAGAATCAAAAATCTGTTTCATCATCGGCAGGGCATGAATTAATGAATCAACATTCATATAAATTGGGAAGAATAAATCAAGCTCGGGAGAATATTAAATTATTGATAGAAGCTTTAAAAAATGGCAATTGGTCAGATTTTATTTACATAGCAGAAGAAGAAGCTTTAAGTTTACATGGTTTAATGATGAGTTCTCGACCGGGCTATTTATTATTAGAGCCTGAATCAATAAAAATAATCAATGCCATCCGGCAATTTAGAACAGAAACTAAATTACCATTAACATTTAGTGTAGATGCGGGGCCGAATATACACATGTTATTTCCAAGCTACATTCAAACGAATGTTCAATCATGGCTTGAGGAAATGTTTCCTGATTATTTAAAAGAATCCAGGATTATTTATGATTGTATTGGTGAGGGACCGATAAAGTTAATCTAA
- a CDS encoding DUF4294 domain-containing protein yields MKLMIRCLIIFIVIILRTFQVFAQSPYKEFITIVDGEPVKVLVIDGDTLVIANLELISVTAPREFDYSEDRDRYSKYRRYAAIVYPYAVQGLRIYKQLEKESEGKSKREKRKMIKEISGRLKDEFEEPLKNLTRTQGLILTKMMERALNKPFYEIIKELKGGFTAMYWNQLGKMYDYQLKDEYRVGKDPILDAVLEDFDVLKDLK; encoded by the coding sequence ATGAAATTAATGATTAGATGTCTAATTATATTTATTGTAATAATTTTAAGAACTTTTCAAGTTTTTGCTCAATCACCGTATAAGGAATTTATAACAATAGTTGACGGAGAACCAGTTAAAGTATTGGTAATAGATGGAGATACCTTGGTGATTGCTAATTTAGAGCTGATTTCTGTTACCGCACCACGAGAATTTGACTATTCTGAGGATAGAGATAGGTATAGCAAATATAGAAGATATGCTGCAATTGTATATCCCTATGCAGTGCAAGGTCTTAGAATTTATAAACAACTTGAAAAAGAATCTGAAGGGAAATCTAAAAGAGAAAAGAGAAAGATGATTAAAGAAATTTCAGGAAGACTGAAGGATGAATTTGAAGAACCGTTAAAAAACCTAACGAGAACACAAGGATTAATTCTTACTAAAATGATGGAAAGAGCCCTGAATAAACCATTTTATGAAATTATAAAGGAATTAAAAGGAGGATTTACAGCAATGTATTGGAATCAATTGGGAAAGATGTATGATTATCAATTAAAAGATGAATATAGAGTTGGCAAAGATCCAATATTAGATGCGGTTTTAGAAGATTTTGATGTATTGAAAGACTTGAAATAA